Proteins from one Halogeometricum sp. S1BR25-6 genomic window:
- a CDS encoding sulfatase-like hydrolase/transferase — protein MDGEEFKRLTSMRTNHISELARSVVGNERIRRARGAIGPIYRATLYNLVQPVQNRVRFRRRLSDVPQYDLDDRNVLFVAVDCLRNDHLSRAGYDRETTPFLDSVGNYYPNCASAASWTYSSVPSILTGMYPHNHGAVFESKFRNEGMDTPPTRVREDVYTLPEVLAKEGYDTYLSTAIATAELPVRGRFKNANIYHDSHYNEPAEDMVDHLLEWWDSADGPRFGYVHLGDLHTHLRRPEMKPFGEIPNIPDVEHWDFTHTTEPEDKFKAYRQAKLKLYDSNLRYVDDQIRRLFGALSVRDELDDTLIVVVGDHGEEFWERVELERNHFKDPRGIYGTGHGHALIPEVLFVPLIIVGGSDRQTTEWTSTTDIVPTTLAELSASNKLLSSLDGVPLQDPVPDRGVLAEEIAYGYDQQAVVRDGHLLIHSPHENETVVLDIATDKLVDDPELASKLKADLADEKHVGTAAGLDSKTEERLTDLGYI, from the coding sequence TTGGACGGCGAAGAGTTCAAACGCCTTACGTCTATGAGAACGAACCACATTTCTGAACTCGCGAGATCGGTGGTCGGAAACGAGCGGATCCGCAGAGCGAGGGGCGCCATCGGTCCGATCTATCGGGCCACACTATACAATCTCGTGCAACCGGTCCAGAACAGGGTTCGGTTTCGGCGACGACTATCTGATGTACCCCAGTACGATCTTGACGATCGCAACGTACTGTTCGTTGCCGTCGATTGTCTCCGTAATGACCACCTCTCGCGCGCGGGGTATGATCGAGAGACGACGCCGTTCCTCGACTCGGTCGGGAACTACTACCCAAACTGCGCTTCGGCCGCCTCGTGGACGTACTCTTCGGTTCCATCCATCCTGACGGGGATGTACCCACATAATCACGGCGCAGTCTTCGAATCGAAATTTCGAAACGAAGGGATGGATACACCGCCTACACGCGTGCGTGAGGACGTGTACACGCTCCCTGAGGTACTCGCGAAGGAGGGATATGATACCTACCTCTCGACTGCTATCGCTACCGCGGAACTCCCCGTCCGTGGTCGGTTCAAGAATGCCAACATCTATCACGACAGCCACTATAACGAACCAGCGGAGGATATGGTGGATCACCTACTCGAGTGGTGGGACTCGGCCGATGGTCCCCGGTTCGGATACGTCCACCTCGGCGACCTTCACACGCACCTTCGGCGCCCCGAGATGAAACCATTCGGAGAGATCCCCAACATCCCAGATGTTGAACACTGGGACTTCACTCACACAACGGAACCCGAAGACAAGTTCAAGGCTTATCGGCAGGCGAAACTGAAACTCTATGACAGCAACCTCCGCTACGTCGACGACCAGATTCGACGGCTGTTCGGGGCACTCTCCGTTCGTGACGAACTGGACGACACACTGATCGTCGTCGTGGGTGACCACGGTGAGGAGTTCTGGGAACGGGTCGAACTAGAGCGGAATCACTTCAAAGACCCGCGGGGCATCTATGGGACCGGACACGGACACGCCCTCATTCCCGAAGTACTCTTCGTCCCCCTGATCATCGTCGGCGGGAGCGACCGTCAGACAACCGAGTGGACATCCACCACGGACATCGTACCGACGACTCTGGCCGAACTGTCCGCGTCGAACAAACTGCTATCGTCGCTCGACGGCGTGCCCCTACAAGACCCCGTACCCGACCGAGGGGTGCTCGCCGAGGAGATCGCTTACGGATACGACCAACAGGCGGTCGTTCGAGACGGCCATCTCCTGATCCACTCGCCCCACGAAAACGAGACCGTGGTGCTCGACATCGCCACCGACAAACTGGTAGACGACCCAGAACTCGCGTCGAAACTAAAAGCAGACCTCGCCGACGAGAAACACGTCGGGACAGCGGCCGGGTTGGACTCGAAGACGGAAGAACGGCTGACGGACCTCGGCTACATCTGA
- a CDS encoding glycosyltransferase family 2 protein: protein MTATDATPAAESDDDTDTHTDRPAVGIVVLTWENYEDTAECLRSLRSVEYPNYDVIVVDNGSTDGSGERLAAEFDWCTFVFNDENRGFAGGNNPGIERALSTGADYVLLLNNDTVVRPDFLAPLVETAEESDDVAAVGGVQYRYDTDEILNAGARFFPYLGGRVTTYRTVRNEDPYEVSYSPTSLILLDRTFIEENDILHDGYFLGMEDVDLAVQARQRGKRVVINPDSMIKHKEGLTQERSPFMVYHWMRNRLQFASQRLSVSQRTIFYSMFVLTIVQFSLFWIVRGQTDLLRSTYVGVTDHFAEKPFRPYESFE, encoded by the coding sequence ATGACCGCGACAGACGCGACTCCCGCAGCGGAATCTGACGACGACACCGACACCCACACCGACCGACCGGCGGTCGGAATCGTGGTGCTCACCTGGGAGAACTACGAGGACACGGCCGAGTGTCTGCGGTCGCTCCGCTCCGTCGAGTATCCGAACTACGACGTCATCGTCGTAGACAACGGCTCTACCGACGGCTCCGGGGAGCGACTCGCGGCGGAGTTCGACTGGTGCACGTTCGTGTTCAACGACGAGAACCGTGGCTTCGCCGGGGGGAACAATCCGGGTATCGAACGAGCGCTCTCGACGGGCGCCGACTACGTCCTCCTGCTGAACAACGACACCGTGGTGCGTCCCGACTTCCTCGCACCGCTCGTCGAAACCGCCGAAGAGTCCGACGACGTCGCCGCCGTCGGCGGCGTCCAGTACCGGTACGACACCGACGAGATTCTCAACGCGGGTGCGCGCTTCTTCCCCTATCTCGGCGGGCGAGTCACAACATACCGGACCGTCCGGAACGAGGACCCGTATGAAGTCAGTTACTCACCGACGTCCCTCATTCTGCTCGATCGTACCTTTATTGAGGAAAATGATATCCTTCACGACGGCTACTTCTTAGGGATGGAGGACGTCGACTTGGCGGTGCAGGCTCGGCAGCGTGGAAAGCGGGTCGTGATTAATCCCGATTCAATGATAAAACACAAAGAGGGGCTGACCCAGGAGCGGAGTCCGTTCATGGTATACCACTGGATGCGAAATCGACTACAGTTTGCGTCGCAACGACTGTCAGTCTCTCAACGAACGATATTCTATTCGATGTTCGTGTTGACTATCGTTCAATTTTCGTTGTTTTGGATAGTCCGCGGGCAAACCGACCTCCTCCGATCGACGTACGTCGGCGTAACGGACCACTTCGCGGAGAAACCGTTCAGACCGTACGAATCGTTCGAATGA
- a CDS encoding twin-arginine translocation signal domain-containing protein, protein MSEDRRGHERRSFLKLSALAATAGLAGCGSQSRSGTDTEAGTTETEGRQTTEQTSDTATATETSTEEAGEYPGYGSLPDPLAVDSSNPFVQLNDQSTDNYMGELALAMADSNTVDLRGFLLGYPREVWKNKKKYGRHREECVTNHERMHQKAVESGMEHLPPPQFGVFDHHQKPSSGRIEDTEPIGSEGTDLIVAEAKRASRENPLVVAVGGDICTVADAYLTDPSIADSLVVYWHEQVDDINEQSGYNIRNSGWSAYVVLRRLATVLDHNRGGYTITEAEVKNRVPSPLNEYMMTKEHWGWGNPLQSTDWSNKGEFGIDDERALLLAAYPFTRLGSNPMSVSGLQRADWEYEPREVLPTLSSGGEDSRLIEIPDIERSKTAFWRSWD, encoded by the coding sequence GTGAGCGAGGATAGACGAGGCCACGAGAGACGGTCGTTTCTGAAGCTGTCAGCGCTGGCCGCGACCGCCGGGTTGGCGGGGTGCGGTTCGCAATCGCGTTCGGGAACCGACACTGAGGCCGGAACCACCGAAACGGAGGGGCGTCAGACCACCGAGCAGACCTCTGACACAGCCACCGCCACCGAAACCTCGACCGAGGAGGCCGGCGAGTATCCGGGCTACGGCTCCCTCCCGGATCCGCTCGCCGTCGACTCCTCGAACCCGTTCGTCCAATTGAACGACCAGAGCACGGACAACTACATGGGCGAGTTGGCTCTGGCGATGGCGGACTCGAACACCGTCGATTTACGGGGCTTTCTTCTGGGTTATCCCCGTGAGGTCTGGAAGAACAAGAAGAAGTACGGACGACACCGCGAAGAGTGCGTCACGAACCACGAGCGAATGCATCAGAAGGCGGTCGAGAGCGGGATGGAACACCTTCCGCCGCCGCAGTTCGGCGTCTTCGACCATCACCAGAAGCCGTCCTCGGGCCGCATCGAGGACACGGAGCCGATCGGTTCCGAGGGAACCGACCTGATCGTCGCGGAGGCGAAGCGGGCCTCGCGCGAGAACCCCCTCGTTGTGGCAGTCGGTGGGGACATCTGCACCGTAGCCGACGCCTATCTCACGGATCCCTCGATCGCGGACTCGCTCGTCGTCTACTGGCACGAGCAGGTCGACGACATCAACGAGCAGAGCGGCTACAACATCCGGAATTCGGGCTGGAGCGCATACGTGGTGCTCCGACGACTCGCGACGGTTCTCGACCACAATCGGGGCGGATACACGATCACCGAGGCGGAGGTCAAAAACAGGGTTCCCAGCCCGCTCAACGAGTACATGATGACGAAAGAACACTGGGGCTGGGGAAATCCGCTCCAGTCGACCGACTGGTCCAACAAGGGAGAGTTTGGAATCGACGACGAGCGGGCCCTTCTTCTGGCCGCCTACCCCTTCACCAGACTCGGTTCCAACCCGATGTCCGTCTCCGGACTCCAGCGCGCGGACTGGGAGTACGAACCGAGGGAGGTGCTTCCGACGCTCTCCTCGGGCGGCGAGGACTCCCGCCTGATTGAGATACCCGATATCGAACGCTCCAAGACCGCCTTCTGGCGGTCGTGGGACTAA
- a CDS encoding carbamoyltransferase family protein, with translation MSQNQYVLAINPCVANAGSHDPSAVLFKDGEIVFGVEEERFTRQKHAMNTFPKQAIDACLDAEGLSLREVDKIAVSWDPSLFRRALPPVRRQATETDSVLERAKFLGWRVRTETASWLSGRRAVKQHLREMETSLPPVEFHEHHACHAASAFYPTPFEEALVVSLDGRGEHDATSVWWGTEDGLRRLRTYEYANSLGFFYGAVTQFLGFRANNGEGKVMGLAPYGSPNEDIESALRSVITTGADYDVTALSQGFGYATNRLEDLFDRPRKESPTDFTQWEKDLAFATQSLVEEIVTDIVRTYCERLGTGNVGLAGGVALNCKMNKRVMELDCVDDLFIQPVSNDAGSALGAGMREYRPDQVPPMTTAYWGPEYSVDQIEDQLQTNKISYSRPDDVERVVAERIADGALVGWFQGRLEMGPRALGNRSILADPRTRDSLDRVNKFVKHREEWRPFAPSMLEEAIDEYLHHAEPSPYMIKTFDPKAEKKDDIRAVLHPADDTTRPQTVREDQNPRYHRLLTEFEDVTGVPVLLNTSFNDHGEPIVNTPSEAIKDFFGMGLDLLVLGDVLVEKRDASQADRERLEADVTQQATD, from the coding sequence ATGAGTCAAAACCAGTATGTCCTAGCTATCAATCCGTGCGTGGCCAACGCCGGATCACACGATCCGAGCGCGGTGCTGTTCAAGGACGGCGAGATAGTCTTCGGCGTGGAGGAAGAGCGGTTCACTCGCCAGAAGCACGCGATGAACACGTTTCCGAAGCAGGCCATCGACGCGTGTCTCGACGCCGAGGGGCTTTCGCTGCGCGAAGTGGACAAGATCGCCGTCTCATGGGATCCGTCTCTCTTCCGTCGGGCCCTCCCGCCGGTCAGGCGTCAGGCGACCGAGACCGATTCCGTGCTCGAACGGGCGAAGTTCCTCGGATGGCGGGTGCGGACCGAGACCGCCTCGTGGCTGTCCGGGCGGCGCGCGGTCAAACAGCACCTCCGGGAGATGGAGACGTCGCTCCCGCCGGTCGAGTTTCACGAGCACCACGCCTGCCACGCCGCCAGCGCGTTCTACCCGACGCCGTTCGAGGAGGCGTTGGTCGTGTCGCTGGACGGTCGCGGCGAGCACGACGCGACGAGCGTCTGGTGGGGGACCGAGGACGGTCTGCGCCGCCTTCGAACGTACGAGTACGCGAACAGCCTCGGGTTCTTCTACGGGGCGGTGACGCAGTTCCTCGGCTTCCGCGCCAACAACGGCGAGGGGAAGGTGATGGGACTCGCCCCCTACGGCTCACCGAACGAGGACATCGAATCGGCCCTCCGAAGCGTGATTACGACGGGCGCGGACTACGACGTCACCGCGCTCTCTCAGGGCTTCGGATACGCGACGAACCGACTCGAAGACCTCTTCGACCGCCCGCGCAAGGAGTCTCCGACGGACTTCACGCAGTGGGAGAAAGACCTCGCGTTCGCCACGCAGTCGCTCGTTGAGGAGATCGTCACCGACATCGTGCGCACCTACTGCGAACGGCTCGGAACGGGCAACGTCGGACTCGCGGGCGGGGTCGCGCTCAACTGTAAGATGAACAAGCGAGTCATGGAACTGGACTGCGTCGACGACCTCTTCATCCAACCGGTCTCGAACGACGCCGGGAGCGCGCTCGGTGCCGGTATGCGGGAGTACCGCCCGGACCAGGTGCCCCCGATGACCACGGCGTACTGGGGCCCGGAGTACTCCGTCGATCAGATCGAAGACCAACTGCAGACGAACAAGATATCGTACTCGCGACCCGACGACGTCGAACGCGTCGTCGCGGAGCGCATCGCCGACGGAGCGCTCGTCGGGTGGTTCCAGGGGCGGTTGGAGATGGGCCCGCGGGCCCTCGGCAACCGGAGCATCCTCGCCGACCCCCGGACGCGGGACTCGCTCGACCGGGTCAACAAGTTCGTCAAGCACCGCGAGGAGTGGCGGCCGTTCGCGCCGTCGATGCTCGAAGAGGCCATCGACGAGTATCTGCACCACGCGGAGCCGTCCCCGTACATGATAAAGACGTTCGACCCGAAAGCGGAGAAGAAAGACGACATCAGAGCGGTCCTCCACCCCGCCGACGACACGACGAGACCCCAGACCGTTCGGGAGGACCAGAACCCGCGCTACCACAGGCTCTTGACGGAGTTCGAGGACGTCACGGGCGTGCCGGTGCTCCTGAACACGTCGTTCAACGACCACGGCGAACCGATCGTCAACACGCCCTCCGAGGCCATCAAGGACTTCTTCGGGATGGGTCTCGACCTGCTCGTCCTCGGGGACGTCCTCGTCGAGAAGCGCGACGCCTCGCAAGCGGACCGCGAGCGACTCGAAGCGGACGTCACACAACAGGCGACCGACTGA
- a CDS encoding DUF1616 domain-containing protein encodes MSFRERVRPYLPSPVRNLAFDLAALLALLLVTAIAVSIPGIRETPLRAVVSVPFLLFAPGYAFVAALFPEAPDAGGVSSGRSLSHLERLVLSFGSSVALVPLIGFAANFTPWGLGLGPMLAALGSFVFVCVVVASRRRARLSPERRFRPPIESWYRSLRADVFPHETRTDVVLNVALAVALVFAMTGVGYALVDQRNGEQYTELYLLTQGEDKLVADDYPTEFTATESRSLVVGVRNHEHERTSYTVVTKLQRVRSGDQAQGVTVVEEEEIDRFGVTLASNESVRQRRVLTPTLTGDRLRLHFLLYRGDAPADPQANNAYRSAHLWVNVSAPE; translated from the coding sequence ATGTCGTTTCGGGAACGGGTTCGGCCGTATCTTCCGTCGCCGGTTCGGAACCTCGCGTTCGACCTCGCCGCGCTCCTCGCCCTCCTCCTCGTCACCGCAATCGCCGTCTCGATTCCCGGAATCCGTGAGACGCCTCTCCGAGCGGTCGTCTCGGTTCCGTTTCTCCTGTTCGCTCCGGGTTACGCGTTCGTCGCTGCGCTGTTTCCCGAGGCGCCCGACGCGGGAGGCGTCTCCTCGGGACGGAGTCTTTCTCACCTCGAGCGCCTCGTCCTCTCGTTCGGGAGCAGCGTGGCTCTCGTCCCGCTGATCGGGTTCGCGGCGAACTTCACCCCCTGGGGGCTCGGACTCGGTCCGATGCTGGCGGCGCTCGGGTCGTTCGTGTTCGTCTGCGTCGTCGTCGCGTCGAGGCGGCGAGCTCGGCTTTCGCCCGAGCGACGGTTCCGACCCCCGATAGAGAGCTGGTATCGGTCGCTCAGAGCGGACGTGTTCCCGCACGAGACGCGAACCGACGTCGTGTTGAACGTCGCGCTCGCCGTCGCGCTCGTCTTCGCAATGACCGGCGTGGGGTACGCGCTCGTCGACCAGCGGAACGGCGAGCAGTACACCGAACTGTACCTCCTGACGCAGGGAGAGGACAAACTCGTCGCCGACGACTACCCGACCGAGTTCACGGCGACAGAGAGCCGGTCTCTCGTCGTCGGCGTCCGGAACCACGAACACGAGCGGACGAGTTACACCGTCGTCACGAAACTACAGCGGGTCCGGTCGGGAGACCAAGCGCAGGGAGTGACCGTCGTCGAGGAAGAAGAGATAGACCGGTTCGGAGTCACGCTGGCGTCGAACGAATCGGTGCGTCAACGGCGGGTGCTGACCCCGACGCTCACCGGCGACCGACTGCGACTCCACTTTCTCCTGTATCGAGGAGACGCCCCGGCCGACCCGCAGGCGAACAACGCGTACCGGAGCGCTCACCTCTGGGTGAACGTCTCGGCGCCCGAGTGA
- a CDS encoding protoporphyrinogen/coproporphyrinogen oxidase, giving the protein MGVTIIGAGVAGCTTGYLLSQRGYDVTIVEKGGIGGLLREIEFDTGYHCDSAPHLLFYDETEEAIVGELFSEFSELDAHDFYAKTYPTGTLDEPHDYPVTKANIDLWDDSEQIWDELANAEGKTDADYFDQYMLKQVGPTLYERYNEGYTRKHWGVEPERITGDWFDFKISFPEEEDSFFSGGAYYPQKKYTTILKEMISDCDVVFDGVTGLDTDGDRIQSLVTENGQRLEDDRFVSTIDPSILVDDVDATFDYRSMVIYGAHIEASERLFPSHVNWGYFPNDYEFTRVTDYDFTPQSIPEGEYILTVEFPCFIDEDLWTRSDEWFDDYVRSFLDEQGVEAEILDSQTRRAPRAYPLPVEEEIQKFELINGRLSEYENMFNLGRVSTYEYIWIKDIVQQAYETVDEITATVTQ; this is encoded by the coding sequence ATGGGTGTCACAATCATCGGCGCCGGAGTCGCCGGCTGTACCACCGGCTACCTGTTGAGTCAACGCGGATACGATGTCACCATCGTCGAGAAGGGTGGCATCGGCGGATTGCTTCGAGAGATCGAATTCGACACCGGGTACCACTGCGACTCCGCCCCGCATCTCCTCTTCTACGACGAAACGGAGGAGGCGATCGTCGGAGAGTTGTTCTCCGAGTTCTCCGAGTTGGACGCGCACGACTTCTACGCGAAGACCTATCCGACGGGAACGCTCGACGAACCGCACGACTACCCGGTGACGAAGGCGAACATCGACCTGTGGGACGACAGCGAGCAGATCTGGGACGAATTGGCGAACGCCGAAGGGAAGACCGACGCCGACTACTTCGACCAGTACATGCTCAAACAGGTCGGACCGACGCTCTACGAGCGGTACAACGAGGGCTACACGCGGAAGCACTGGGGGGTCGAACCCGAGCGGATCACGGGCGATTGGTTCGACTTCAAGATCAGCTTCCCCGAGGAGGAGGATTCGTTCTTCAGCGGCGGCGCGTACTACCCACAGAAGAAGTACACGACGATTCTGAAGGAGATGATCTCAGACTGCGACGTCGTCTTCGACGGGGTGACTGGCCTCGACACCGACGGCGACCGGATCCAATCGCTCGTGACCGAGAACGGCCAACGACTCGAAGACGACCGCTTCGTCAGCACCATCGACCCGAGCATCCTCGTCGACGACGTGGACGCGACGTTCGACTACCGCAGTATGGTCATCTACGGGGCGCACATCGAAGCGTCCGAGCGCCTGTTCCCTTCACACGTGAACTGGGGGTACTTCCCGAACGACTACGAGTTCACCCGCGTGACCGACTACGACTTCACGCCGCAGTCGATTCCCGAGGGCGAGTACATCCTGACCGTCGAGTTCCCCTGCTTCATCGACGAGGACCTGTGGACGCGGTCGGACGAGTGGTTCGACGACTACGTGCGCTCCTTCCTTGACGAGCAGGGGGTCGAAGCGGAGATTCTCGACTCGCAGACGCGTCGCGCCCCGCGCGCGTATCCGCTCCCCGTCGAAGAGGAGATACAGAAGTTCGAGCTCATCAACGGTCGGCTCAGCGAGTACGAAAACATGTTCAACCTCGGTCGGGTGAGCACGTACGAATACATCTGGATCAAGGACATCGTCCAACAGGCGTACGAAACGGTCGACGAGATAACGGCGACGGTAACACAATAA
- a CDS encoding sugar phosphate isomerase/epimerase family protein has translation MTDTHITLAGKAPAEPLELERANDRGFETVELYLERSHLANVARTLEVVDGAPVDVASVHTPHVPIDDLEWMRRADRVADALDAYLVVHSNRVVLAHVSKLEELAFESRYGYENNPGASVRHVESVILERGHEFVLDTAHLYMAEGDYVSALDHLLTEYADRIEVVHLCDSTLQQDGLAFGEGSMDMARVIRLLKREFDGIVVLEVMPEYQRDANEYYESI, from the coding sequence GTGACGGACACTCACATCACGCTTGCAGGCAAGGCGCCCGCGGAGCCTCTCGAACTCGAACGGGCGAACGACCGCGGGTTCGAGACGGTCGAACTCTACCTCGAACGCTCCCACCTCGCGAACGTGGCCCGGACGCTCGAGGTTGTCGACGGAGCCCCCGTCGACGTCGCATCCGTCCACACGCCGCACGTTCCGATCGACGACCTCGAGTGGATGAGGCGCGCCGACCGCGTAGCGGACGCTCTCGACGCGTACCTCGTTGTCCACTCGAATCGGGTCGTGCTCGCGCACGTCTCCAAACTCGAAGAACTGGCATTCGAGTCGAGATACGGCTACGAGAACAACCCTGGAGCCAGCGTACGACACGTCGAGAGCGTCATCCTCGAACGAGGGCACGAGTTCGTTCTCGACACGGCGCACCTCTACATGGCGGAGGGTGACTACGTCTCGGCGCTCGATCACCTTCTCACGGAGTACGCGGACCGGATCGAAGTCGTCCACCTCTGCGATTCGACCCTCCAGCAGGACGGACTCGCGTTCGGGGAGGGATCGATGGACATGGCGCGCGTCATCCGACTCCTCAAACGAGAGTTCGACGGAATCGTCGTCTTAGAGGTCATGCCGGAATACCAGCGGGACGCGAACGAGTACTACGAGAGCATCTGA
- a CDS encoding flippase: MNIARSSVKLSVAHGGKAIITFGGIAFFANQLSPGELGVFFLFEALVGVLMIPADLGLRGAAEKRISEGDSPSEMLTTAVLLKALPLFVIVSGVLLFGSYINDYAGESVAVLLAVAIVGQELYQFGLQIVSAELRVGETAILRLAHKLIWFVVGYFFLASGFGVTGLIYGLLVGYAIPFVWAMIKRSTAFGRPSMEHVHSLTAYSRYNFVSAVSGYFYSWMDVLIIGWFLTSAHVGAYEVAWRVTGVVIIGSSAIAQTIFPQVSRWDAEEAIERIERIIPQAVTPSLIIAIPAFFGTLLFSREILTFVFDAEYATASLVLVVLMAEKILQAVHVITGRSLKATNHPELAARAAVVAITTNLILNVVLIQQYGLIGAAIATVVSFGINTAMCVNYLSRYLTVRIPWRELAWVVVSSVGMTLVLLGTESVAPVDSIFSLFGVIGFGAVVYAGFVLLSPSLRLKIAQSIRMVKSDGAAGEPVRGDD, encoded by the coding sequence ATGAACATCGCTCGTTCCAGCGTCAAGCTCTCTGTCGCACACGGCGGAAAGGCGATTATCACCTTCGGCGGCATCGCTTTCTTCGCGAACCAACTCTCACCGGGCGAACTCGGCGTCTTCTTCCTGTTCGAGGCGCTCGTTGGAGTCCTCATGATCCCGGCGGACCTCGGTCTCCGCGGCGCCGCGGAAAAGCGGATCAGCGAAGGCGACAGTCCGAGCGAGATGCTGACGACCGCGGTTCTCCTGAAGGCGCTTCCGCTGTTCGTCATCGTGAGCGGCGTGCTGCTGTTCGGGAGCTACATCAACGACTACGCGGGCGAGAGCGTCGCCGTGTTGCTCGCCGTCGCAATTGTCGGTCAGGAACTCTACCAGTTCGGCCTGCAGATCGTAAGCGCGGAACTCCGCGTCGGCGAAACGGCGATTCTCAGGCTGGCGCACAAGCTCATCTGGTTCGTCGTCGGCTACTTCTTTCTCGCGTCCGGCTTCGGCGTCACCGGGCTGATATACGGACTGCTCGTCGGATACGCGATTCCGTTCGTCTGGGCGATGATCAAACGCTCAACGGCGTTCGGTCGACCCTCCATGGAGCACGTCCACTCGCTCACCGCCTACTCCCGCTACAACTTCGTCTCGGCGGTCAGCGGCTACTTCTACAGTTGGATGGACGTCCTCATCATCGGCTGGTTCCTGACCTCCGCGCACGTCGGCGCGTACGAGGTAGCCTGGCGGGTCACCGGCGTCGTCATCATCGGAAGCAGCGCGATCGCGCAGACGATATTCCCCCAGGTCAGCCGGTGGGACGCCGAGGAAGCGATCGAGCGCATCGAACGGATTATCCCCCAGGCGGTCACGCCGTCGCTCATCATCGCGATTCCCGCGTTCTTCGGTACGCTGCTGTTTTCGCGGGAGATACTCACGTTCGTCTTCGACGCGGAGTACGCGACGGCTTCGCTCGTCCTCGTCGTGCTGATGGCCGAGAAGATACTCCAAGCCGTCCACGTCATCACGGGACGGTCGCTGAAAGCCACGAACCACCCGGAACTCGCGGCGCGCGCGGCCGTCGTCGCGATCACGACCAACCTGATCCTCAACGTCGTGTTGATCCAGCAGTACGGGCTCATCGGGGCGGCCATCGCGACGGTCGTCTCGTTCGGCATCAACACGGCGATGTGCGTCAACTACCTGTCGCGGTATCTCACGGTCCGCATTCCGTGGAGAGAGCTCGCCTGGGTCGTCGTCTCGTCGGTCGGCATGACGCTCGTACTGCTCGGTACCGAGTCGGTCGCTCCGGTCGACTCGATCTTCAGTCTTTTCGGGGTCATCGGCTTCGGCGCGGTCGTCTACGCTGGGTTCGTGCTCTTGTCGCCCTCGCTCCGCCTGAAGATCGCACAGAGCATCCGGATGGTAAAATCGGACGGCGCCGCCGGCGAACCGGTGCGAGGGGACGACTGA